The window GATGCCGCAGGATGGGCCGGCGGTTACGGTGCACCGGCAGCCGGCGCTGCCGCTGGTGGCGCTGCGCCTTTCGCTATTGGCGGACGACCCGCGCGGGTTCGCGGGGGCTGGGCACCTGATCCAGCACCTCCACCTCCCGGCCATGGAGGAGCAGGCGGCGCGGGTGGGGGCGCGCGTGCAGGCGTCGCGCACGTCCGACGCGCTGGTGTACCTGGTGACCGGGCCCGCTTCGGAGCTCGGGTATCTGGCGGGGGTGCTGCGGGGCGCACTGCGCGCGCCACAGCCCGGGCAGGGCGAGATGCTGCTGGCGCTGAACGCGCTCTCGCAGGAACGGGCGGCGGAACGCGAGACGGCCGCGTCGTACGTGCGCGCGGCGCTCCGGCAGGGGATCTTTCCGCAGGAGCTTCCCGCGGCCGGCACCCCATCGTCCGCGGCGCGGCTGGAGTCGGCGCCGCTGGATGCGCTGTGGGGGGAGATGTACGCGCCGGAGCGCGTCTCGGTGGTCGCCGTGGGGAACGTGGATGCGGGGGAGGTGGCGCGAGCGCTCCGCTCCCTTCCCGCCGCCGGCGAGGCACGGCTCCCCGAGACGCCTGTGGACACCGCTCCCGCGCTTGCGGCCGACACCCCGCAGGCGAGCCGCGCGTGGACGGGGTGGGCCGTGGCGGCGCCGGACGCGGACGCGGCGACGCTCTCGGTGGCCGCGCGGCTGGTGAGGAGCCGGCTGCGGCGCACGATCCCCAACGCCACCGTCGAGGTGGAGCACTGGTGGACGCACCGCGGGCACGCGCTGGCCATCGTCGCCGCGACCACGGGGGAGCGGGCGGCGGCGGCGCGGCGCAGTGTGGCCGGCGCGCTGGCGGCGACCGCGACGGCGCTGGATGAGGGCGCAGTGCGCGACGCGGCGGCCGGGGTGCGGCGCGACCTCCTCTTCTTCAGCCGCACGCCGGAGCGCATGGCCGAGGTGCTCGGCGCCTTCGCCGACCGCGGCGAGGGCGGGGAGGCGGCGCAGCGATTCTTCGCCGCGCTGGACGCGGTGACGGTCGATTCCGTGCGCGCCGCGCTGGAGGGCGCACGCGGCGGCACGCCCGTCACCGTGAGCGTGGCCCCGCAGCGGCTGGTGCCCAACTGATGCGGGCCCTCGTTCTCGCGCTGGCGGCGGCGCTCGTGTGCGCCCCCGTGTTCGCGCAGGACCGCATCCTGGTGCGCTCCGAGCCCGGCACGCCCGTGGTGACCGTCGAGGTGCTCCTGGCCGCCGGCCCCGCCGACGAGCCGGAGGGGGAAGAAGGCGTCGCGTACCTCGCCGCCCGATCCGTGGTGGCGCCGATCCTTTCCGTGCTCGACTCGTTGGGCGCGCGGCTGCGGGTGGAGGGGGGCAAGGACGCCGTCTCCATGACGCTGACCGCCGCGCCCGATGCGTGGGACGAGGCCACGCGCACCCTGCTCGTCGCCCTCTTCCGCGATCCGCTGGAGGCGTCGGCCATCACCCGCCAGCGCGCCGCCCTGGTGGCCGAGCTGACGGCGCGCGAGACCAGCCCCGCCGATGCCCTCAAGCGCGAGGTCGACGCGGCCGTGTGGGGGCGCGACCACCCGTGGGGGCGCCCGGCAGTGGGGACGGCCGCGACGGTGGGGCGCATCGAGCCCGCCGCGGTGGAGGCGTTTCTGCGCCGCGCCTTCTCGCAGGAGCGCGCCGTGATCGCCGTCGTCGGCCCCGTGGAGCGCGCCGACGTGGACGCGCGGGTGCTGGCGTTCCTGGAGCCCGGCGCCCTGCGCGCCGGCGAGGTGCCGCCGCCCACCCGCGGCGACACGGCGGTGCACACGGAGTACAACGCCATCACCGCCTGGGTCGCCGCCAGCTACCGCTTCGGCCCCGGCGCGGACGTGGAGTCGATCCGCATGCTGGGAAGCCTCGTGCTGGACCAGGTCGGCTTCGGCCCCAGCCGCCGCTCCGTGTACGACCAGGGCGTGGAGGTCGTGCGCCACGCGGGCGGCGGCGAGCTGCGCATCCACCTGGTCGTGCCCCCACGCGAGGCGGAGGCATGGGGCACGCGCATGCGCGAGGCGGTGGCCGGGTACGCCGGCGCGCCCGTCTCGGAGGCGGCGTTCACGGAGCGGGCGCGGCGCTTTCGCGGACGCCGGCTGCTGGAGCTGGACTCGCCCGAGGCGCGGGCCGATGCCCTGGCGCGCGGCGCGCTGGTGGGCGAGCGCGGAGACCCGCTGGCCGCCGTGCAGCGCGTGACCGCCGAGCGCCTCCACGCCGCCGCCCGCTCGCTGGACGCGCCGGTGATGGTGTACCTGGGGCCGTTCGAGAAGGATCGGGAGTAGGGGTCGACCCCTTTTCCGGCGGTTGAAACCGCTGCAACAACCGCGGGAAGCCTGCCTTCGCAGGCTCCTCGGAGGAAATCGGTGCCGGTGGCGGAGGTGGGTGCGGCGGCCGGGTTCCGGGGGATGAATCCCCCGGCTGGAACGACGGGAAGGCGGCTAAAGCCGACTCGACAAATGCGAGATTGGACTCGGTTTCGCGAAGGTGGACTGGCCGTCGTGTGCACGAGCCCACTTCAGTGGGCTTCGCGTGGTTCCAGCCGGGGGGTTCACCCCCCGGTGAGAACGGGGCCGCGTCCACATCGGACGCGGCCCCGTTGTTGTCCAGTCTTGAAGACGGCTACGGCGCAGGGGGCGCGGCGGGTGCCGCGGCCCCGCCGAACTCCACCTTGGGGGCCTCGTTGGAGCCGGCGGGCTCGCGGTAGGGCTCCTTGCGCGTGGCGCCGCTGAAGCGGGCGGTCATCGCCTGCGGGAACTGGCGGATGTACGTGTTGTACTCGCGCACCGCCCCGTTGTAGTCGCGCCGAGCCACCGCGATCCGGTTCTCGCTCTCGGCGAGCTGGTCCTGCAGGCCGCGGAAGCTCTGCGTGGCGTTGAGCTGCGGGTACGCCTCGCGCGACACGTTGATGAAGGTGCCGATCTGGCGCGTCACCTGCTCGTCCGCCGCCGCCATGGCGGCCACGTCGCCGGC is drawn from Longimicrobium sp. and contains these coding sequences:
- a CDS encoding LemA family protein — translated: MRLANIVAVAALGASLSGCGYNRIQQLDETVEQARANVGVELTARNQLIPNMVKTVEGAANFERGTFTDVAKARSGQAVAQAQQGLQQSAQKLNQAVQAGDVAAMAAADEQVTRQIGTFINVSREAYPQLNATQSFRGLQDQLAESENRIAVARRDYNGAVREYNTYIRQFPQAMTARFSGATRKEPYREPAGSNEAPKVEFGGAAAPAAPPAP